The Leadbetterella byssophila DSM 17132 DNA window AGCTTTTCAACGGCCGGATCTTGACCTATAACCTTACCTTTCAGATTCTGACCCATGTTAAGGATTTTCTCCCCTTCATTCATGTTCACTCTCTTAACCGGAATTCCGGTCATCATGGCGATTACCTCTGCCACGTGATCTTCGGTCACATTAAATCGCTGACGTTTAGATTCTTCTTCCCAAGCAGCTTTCGCATTTTCCAATTGATCGATCAATTTCTTTTCTCTATCTCTCAACTGAGCAGCTTCCTCATAGCGTTGACTCTTCACTACTCGGTTTTTCTCCTGCTTGATTTCCTCAACCGCATTTTCCAGATCCACAACCTCTTGAGGCACGTTGATATTCTTAATGTGAACCCTCGCACCCACCTCGTCAATCACATCAATGGCTTTATCCGGTAGGAATCTATCCGTAATATAACGTTCAGAATATTTTACCGCCAATTCAATGGCTTCATCTGTATAGGTCACATTATGATGATCCTCATATTTGCTCTTAATATTATGCAAGATCTCAATGGTCTCATCAATAGAAGTAGCATCTACCATTACCATCTGGAATCTTCTGGCCAAAGCTCCGTCCTTTTCTATGTATTGACGATACTCATCTAAAGTAGTGGCACCTACGCATTGGATATCTCCACGTGCTAAGGCCGGTTTGAACATATTAGAAGCATCCAAAGAACCTGAAGCGCCACCGGCTCCCACTATGGTGTGTATCTCATCGATAAACAGAATGATCTGCGGATTCTTTTCAATCTCCTGCATCACCGCCTTCATTCTTTCCTCAAACTGACCTCTGTACTTCGTACCGGCCACAAGAGAAGCCAAATCCAAGGTTACCACTCGCTTGCCAAACAATACTCGTGATACCTTTTTCTGCACAATCCTAAGGGCCAAACCTTCAGCAATGGCGGTTTTACCTACACCAGGTTCACCAATAAGGATAGGATTATTTTTCTTTCTTCTAGACAGAATCTGAGCCACACGCTCAATTTCCTTCTCTCTACCTACGATAGGATCTAGTTTACCTATCTCCGCCATCTTGGTAAGATCTCTACCAAAATTGTCTAAAATAGGCGTACGGGATTTCTCCCCACTTTTGGTATCAGACTTTTGACCAAAGCCACTTCCACTGCCAAAGTTCTTATCCTCATCATCTGTATCCTGACTTTCCATCCTCGGTTCAATGCCCGTAAGTTGGTACTCTAACATCTCCTTAATCAACTTGTAGTCTACATGAAATTTGTGCAGAATTTGACATCCTAAGTTGTCATCATCTCTCAATACAGCTAATAATAGATGTTCTGTACCTATAACATTAGACTTAAATATCTTCGCCTCTAGATGTGTAATCTTAAGTACTTTCTCAGACTGTCGCGTAAGCGGAATATTGGCTAGATTCTTAATGGTGTTCGTAGCCGTGCCCCGTGTGGAATTTTCTATGGAGAGTCTAAGCTCTTCCGGATTTACTCCGGCCTTTTGGATTAGACCTAAACCTAATCCCTCTCCCTCTCTGATCATCCCAAGTATCAAATGCTCAGTCCCGATGTAGTCATGACCCAAACGTAAGGCCTCTTCTTTTGCCAGAGATATAACCTCTTTTACTCGTTGCGAAAACTTGGGTTCCATTATTTTAATTCTATTTTTTCTATAACAAAATTTTAAACAAAAATATTCCCCATCACTATATCACGGCTTTCTAAACCCTTCATAAATAGTAGATCAAGAATACTTAGATTAGACACAAACGCGCTGCCAAAGTTTTGTGGATAGCTCAAAAATGGCAAATTGTCCGCATTCTCTTCCCTTCTTTTCGCGTTAAATCTAATAAATTGGTCTTTATAATCATAATACGAAAAATCTTGGTGACAAATTGTCTTTTTTACCTTCATTAATTTAAGACATATTGTCAGCGATTCCTTATTTAACACCAGTAATTCCTCGTATTTTTTAGAAAAAAGCGGATATATATATGGTTCAAAATGCTCAAAATAGGGACTATTTCTATAACAATTCTCTATAGTCTTCCAATTCTTTCTACCCCAATCACTTGAATTATCTATTTGAATATCTTTAATCAAAGCATGATTGCTGTACTTTTTGACGGGAACAGAAAGTACTTCCACTTGGTGTGGACCTAACACGTAAGCACGCGTGTGGTACGATTGCTTGATATATTGTTCCCC harbors:
- a CDS encoding ATP-dependent Clp protease ATP-binding subunit, with product MEPKFSQRVKEVISLAKEEALRLGHDYIGTEHLILGMIREGEGLGLGLIQKAGVNPEELRLSIENSTRGTATNTIKNLANIPLTRQSEKVLKITHLEAKIFKSNVIGTEHLLLAVLRDDDNLGCQILHKFHVDYKLIKEMLEYQLTGIEPRMESQDTDDEDKNFGSGSGFGQKSDTKSGEKSRTPILDNFGRDLTKMAEIGKLDPIVGREKEIERVAQILSRRKKNNPILIGEPGVGKTAIAEGLALRIVQKKVSRVLFGKRVVTLDLASLVAGTKYRGQFEERMKAVMQEIEKNPQIILFIDEIHTIVGAGGASGSLDASNMFKPALARGDIQCVGATTLDEYRQYIEKDGALARRFQMVMVDATSIDETIEILHNIKSKYEDHHNVTYTDEAIELAVKYSERYITDRFLPDKAIDVIDEVGARVHIKNINVPQEVVDLENAVEEIKQEKNRVVKSQRYEEAAQLRDREKKLIDQLENAKAAWEEESKRQRFNVTEDHVAEVIAMMTGIPVKRVNMNEGEKILNMGQNLKGKVIGQDPAVEKLVKAIQRTRVGLKDPKKPIGSFIFLGPTGVGKTELAKKLAEYLFDKEDALVRIDMSEYMEKFSISRLVGAPPGYVGYEEGGQLTEKVRRKPYSVVLLDEIEKAHPDVFNILLQVLDDGILTDSLGRRVDFRNTIIIMTSNIGVRDLKDFGSGIGFATKSRMENQDDMVKSTIQNALKKSFSPEFLNRLDDVIVFNSLSKEDIFKIIDISLGKLLSRIQNLGYSLELTESAKSFLSEKGYDQQYGARPLNRAIQKYVEDPLAEEILRGNLSEGDTILVDHQEGEEQLSFSKKSKTEEVEP
- a CDS encoding WbqC family protein, with translation MKSSNITDVLNGTSISGFLKIERMIFSCDFFPCIDYMRHLLREEEFWLNTGEQYIKQSYHTRAYVLGPHQVEVLSVPVKKYSNHALIKDIQIDNSSDWGRKNWKTIENCYRNSPYFEHFEPYIYPLFSKKYEELLVLNKESLTICLKLMKVKKTICHQDFSYYDYKDQFIRFNAKRREENADNLPFLSYPQNFGSAFVSNLSILDLLFMKGLESRDIVMGNIFV